A region of Lichenibacterium dinghuense DNA encodes the following proteins:
- a CDS encoding exopolyphosphatase, whose protein sequence is MASPKYRLVTRSDFDGLVCGMLLRELDLIDEVKFVHPKDMQDGAVPITDRDIVTNLPYVPGCHLAFDHHSSEVTRRGGRDYPNHVIDPAAPSAARVVYDYYGGAAAFPRISAELMAAVDKADSAQFSRDEILHPTGWVLMNYLMDSRTGLGRFRDFRISNYELMMRLIESCRDLSVDEVLALPDVKERVDLYEAHRDLFVEQLRRCTAVHGKLALIDLRGEDTIYAGNRFTVYALFPQCDISAHVMWGLKKQNTVFAVGKSILDRGSPVDVGAVCLGYGGGGHRAAGTCQVPNDRAEVVKAELIAALDPAPLPAAA, encoded by the coding sequence ATGGCCAGCCCGAAATACCGCCTCGTCACCCGCAGCGACTTCGACGGCCTCGTCTGCGGCATGCTGCTGCGCGAGCTCGATCTCATCGACGAGGTCAAGTTCGTCCACCCGAAGGACATGCAGGACGGCGCCGTGCCGATCACGGACCGCGACATCGTCACCAACCTGCCATACGTGCCGGGCTGCCACCTCGCCTTCGACCACCATTCGAGCGAGGTGACGCGGCGCGGCGGGCGCGACTATCCCAACCACGTCATCGACCCCGCCGCCCCCTCGGCGGCCCGCGTGGTCTACGATTACTACGGCGGCGCGGCCGCCTTCCCGCGCATCTCCGCCGAGCTGATGGCCGCCGTCGACAAGGCGGATTCGGCGCAGTTCAGCCGCGACGAGATCCTGCACCCGACCGGCTGGGTGCTGATGAACTACCTCATGGACTCGCGCACCGGCCTCGGGCGCTTCCGCGACTTCCGCATCTCCAACTACGAGCTGATGATGCGGCTTATCGAGAGCTGCCGCGACCTGTCGGTCGACGAGGTGCTGGCCCTGCCGGACGTGAAGGAGCGCGTCGACCTGTACGAGGCGCACCGCGACCTCTTCGTCGAACAGCTGCGCCGCTGCACGGCCGTGCACGGCAAGCTCGCCCTGATCGACCTGCGCGGCGAGGACACGATCTACGCCGGCAACCGCTTCACGGTCTACGCGCTGTTCCCGCAGTGCGACATCTCGGCCCACGTCATGTGGGGCTTGAAGAAGCAGAACACCGTCTTCGCGGTGGGCAAGTCGATCCTCGACCGCGGCTCGCCCGTCGACGTCGGCGCGGTCTGCCTCGGCTACGGCGGCGGCGGCCACCGCGCGGCCGGCACCTGCCAGGTGCCGAACGACCGGGCGGAGGTGGTAAAGGCCGAGCTGATCGCGGCGCTCGACCCCGCGCCGCTGCCCGCCGCGGCCTGA
- a CDS encoding transporter substrate-binding domain-containing protein — MHASRRFPALLLSALFLALPARAAPGPEVFVPSLWDPASPPPKPDPAALKPLLIVTGQDDPPFAFTLPDGTPAGFDVDLARALCDELKVACTVQARRWDTILPAIAAGAGDAAVASIAIAPASLAAVDFTSPYYRTPARFVAPLAAHAGDVLPETVAGKRIGVQAGTAHEAYLKAFFPAATLVPFGSAAELRAAVAGGKVDLAFGDGIAFAGWLNGPAGSACCAFAGGPFTETRFFGEGAGIAVKRGREPLRVALDYALWRLAQNGTYGDLWLKYFPVSPY, encoded by the coding sequence TTGCACGCATCTCGCCGCTTCCCGGCCCTCCTCCTCTCGGCCCTGTTCCTGGCGCTCCCCGCGCGGGCCGCGCCGGGGCCGGAGGTGTTCGTGCCGAGCCTGTGGGACCCGGCCTCGCCGCCCCCGAAGCCCGACCCCGCGGCGCTGAAGCCCCTCCTCATCGTGACGGGCCAGGACGACCCGCCCTTCGCCTTCACCCTGCCCGACGGCACGCCGGCCGGCTTCGACGTCGACCTCGCGCGCGCGCTCTGCGACGAGCTCAAGGTCGCCTGCACGGTCCAGGCGCGGCGGTGGGACACGATCCTGCCCGCCATCGCCGCGGGGGCCGGCGACGCCGCCGTGGCTTCCATCGCCATCGCGCCGGCGAGCCTCGCCGCCGTCGACTTCACCTCGCCCTACTACCGCACCCCGGCCCGCTTCGTGGCGCCGCTCGCGGCCCATGCCGGCGACGTGCTGCCCGAGACGGTGGCGGGCAAGCGGATCGGCGTGCAGGCCGGCACGGCCCACGAGGCCTATCTCAAGGCCTTCTTCCCCGCCGCGACGCTCGTGCCCTTCGGCTCGGCGGCCGAGCTGCGCGCCGCAGTGGCGGGGGGCAAGGTCGACCTCGCCTTCGGGGACGGCATCGCCTTCGCGGGCTGGCTCAACGGGCCGGCCGGCTCGGCCTGCTGCGCCTTCGCGGGCGGCCCGTTCACGGAGACGCGCTTCTTCGGCGAGGGCGCCGGCATCGCGGTGAAGCGCGGGCGCGAGCCCCTGCGCGTCGCCCTCGACTACGCCCTGTGGCGCCTCGCGCAGAACGGCACCTACGGCGACCTGTGGCTGAAGTATTTCCCGGTCAGCCCGTATTGA
- a CDS encoding tyrosine recombinase XerC, with amino-acid sequence MFDLVAPAPEAPAVFAAPAGADLAAQAVAWLGRLRGERRLSEETVEAYGRDLRQFLLFLAHHQGEPADLAALAALTPSDLRAFMARRRADGVESRSLARNLAGLRSFARHVEREGLGRAAVFDAVRSPKVARRLPKPVPAPAAIDMADPATRADEERAPWVLARDAAVLALLYGAGLRIGEALGLTRAEAPTGGQDALTVTGKGRKTRMVPVIEPVRRAVERYIALCPHPLPGAGPLFLGVRGGPLSPRIIQLAVERLRGGLGLPASATPHALRHSFATHLLGAGGDLRTIQELLGHASLSTTQVYTAVDSARLVEAYRAAHPRAR; translated from the coding sequence ATGTTCGACCTCGTCGCCCCCGCCCCCGAAGCCCCGGCCGTCTTCGCGGCCCCCGCGGGCGCCGACCTCGCCGCGCAGGCCGTGGCCTGGCTCGGGCGGCTGCGCGGCGAGCGGCGCCTGTCGGAGGAGACGGTCGAGGCCTACGGGCGCGACCTGCGCCAGTTCCTGCTGTTCCTGGCCCACCACCAAGGCGAGCCCGCCGACCTCGCGGCGCTCGCGGCGCTGACGCCCTCGGACCTGCGCGCCTTCATGGCGCGGCGGCGCGCGGACGGCGTCGAGAGCCGGTCGCTCGCGCGCAACCTCGCGGGGCTGCGCTCCTTCGCGCGCCACGTCGAGCGCGAAGGGCTCGGCCGCGCCGCGGTGTTCGACGCGGTGCGCTCCCCCAAGGTGGCGCGGCGCCTGCCGAAGCCCGTGCCGGCGCCGGCCGCGATCGACATGGCCGACCCCGCCACGCGGGCCGACGAGGAGCGCGCCCCCTGGGTGCTGGCGCGCGACGCCGCGGTGCTGGCGCTGCTCTACGGCGCGGGCCTGCGCATCGGCGAAGCGCTCGGCCTCACCCGCGCCGAGGCGCCGACCGGCGGTCAGGACGCCCTGACGGTCACCGGCAAGGGCCGCAAGACCCGCATGGTGCCGGTGATCGAGCCGGTGCGCCGCGCGGTCGAGCGCTACATCGCGCTCTGCCCGCATCCCCTGCCCGGCGCCGGGCCGCTGTTCCTCGGCGTGCGCGGCGGCCCGCTGTCGCCCCGCATCATCCAGCTCGCGGTCGAGCGGCTGCGCGGCGGCCTCGGCCTGCCCGCCTCGGCGACGCCGCACGCGCTGCGCCACTCCTTCGCGACGCACCTGCTCGGGGCCGGCGGCGACCTGCGCACCATCCAGGAGCTGCTCGGCCACGCCTCGCTGTCGACCACGCAGGTCTACACCGCGGTCGATTCGGCCCGGCTGGTCGAGGCCTACCGCGCCGCCCACCCCCGCGCGCGCTGA